The genomic interval ACTCGAACGTCGTCTCGACGGCGTGCTCGACCCGAGTGACGGTCGTGGGGCGAACCTGTCGAGTGGCGAATCGAGCGCCCGAAACGTCCCCGCGTCGCCCGACGGAACCGACGTCGGGTCCGGCCGGCGGACCGACGGACGGCAGAAGAGCCGTTGGCTCACGGAGTCCCGTCGATAGCGCGATTCATCAACCAGGAGCACGTACCGTGCTAGCGATGCCCACGACCATCGAACTTCCGGACGACCTGGCGGAGCGCCTGGCGGTCCACCTCGAGGAGGACGAGACGTACGCCGAACTCGTCGAGGAACTGCTCAACATCTACGAGGGCACCCGTTTCGTCCAGGAGGGCTACTCGGAGTGACCGCGGCGGCACGCAGCGGAATCAGGTAGCCTCGACGGCAGACGTCGCGTCGGCGGGCGGTTCCTCGGTGCGCTCCGTGTACCGGCGGACGACTACCCCGACGAGGAGGTAGAGCGGGAGCGACGCGAGGAGCACGCCAGCCAGGACCAGCCAGTCGCCGGACGCGAGCGGGACGGTCCCGAAGTAGTCGGCGAGCGGCGTGTACAGGACCGCGAGGTGGAGGCCGAACGAGGCGAGGACGGCGGCCGCGAGCGCGGGGTTCGAGCGCGTCGGCGTGCGTCGCGTCCAGCGGACGACGTACAGTTTCCCGAACTCGACGACGACGAGCCCGGTGAACACCATCGTCCCGGCGTACGCCGTCACGGACGCACCACCGTCGAGCGTGAACGCGAGGAGGGCGAGCATCAGCAGCGTCGTCACCGTCGCCGTCCCGCCCACGAGTCCGACCATCGCCCGGTCGACGACGCCCGTATCGCGTCGCGGGCGACGCTCCATCACGTCCTCGGCGGTGGGGTCGGTACCCAGTGCGAGCGCCGGTAAGCCGTCGGTGAGCAGGTTGATCCAGAGCAACTGGACGGCGGGGAGGACGAGGAAGCCCGCCAGGGACGCCAGCAACACCAGCGCCACCTCGGCGACGTTCGCACCGAGCAGGTACGCGACGAACTTCCAGACGTTGTCGAAGACGGTCCGCCCCCGGCGCACCGCGTCGCGGATGGTCCCGTAGTCGTCGTCGAGCAGGACGATGTCGCTGGCCTGCTTCGCCACGTCGGTGCCCCGAACCCCCATCGCGATGCCCACGTCGGCGCGTTTCAGCGCGGGCGCGTCGTTGACGCCGTCGCCGGTCATCGCCACCCGGCGACCGCTCGCCTGGAGCAGTTCGAGGATGCGCACCTTCTCCGTCGGCGTGACGCGGGCGAATACGTCCACGTCAGGGAGGCGTTCGCGGAGGTCGTGGTCGTTCATCGCGGCCACCTCGCTGCCGGTCAGCACCCGGTCGCCGATACCGACCTGCCGGGCGATGGCCCGCGCCGTGACGCGGTTGTCGCCGGTCACCATCTTCACGTCGATGCCCGCAGCGCGCGTCTCGGCGATGGCGTCGGCCACCTCCGGGCGCGGCGGGTCGACGAGTCCCTGGAGACCGACCAGGACGAGGTTCTCCTCCAGATCGCCGTCGTCGTCTCGGGGTTTGTAGGCGAACGCGAGGACCCGGAGCGCGTCGTCGGCGAACGACTCGACCCGCGCGGCGACGCGTTCGCGGGCCGCGTCGTCGAGCGGACGGACGCCGTCGGCGGTGAGTAGCCGTGTCGACCGCTGGAGCACCGTCTCGGGAGCGCCCTTCACCAGCACCTCGTCGTCGTGGACGGTCGCCATCCGCTTTCGCTCGGCGGAGAACGGCCGCTCGTCGGACCGAGGTCGTTCCTCGCGGAGTCTAGCCACGTCGAGACCCGCCTCGCTCGCGGCGTCGACGAGCGCCCGCTCGGTCGGGTCGCCACCGTCGCCGTCGGCGGGTCCGTCGTTGCAGAGCGCACCGATTTCGAGCAGTCGGCGGACCCGGTCGTCGCCCGCCTCCGTACCGGTCGTCCGGTTCCCCCTCGGGTCGACCGTCTCGTTGTCTGCCCGGTCGACCGTCTCGTCGTCCACCCAGAGGCGACCAACGCGCATCTCTCCTCTCGTGAGCGTCCCGGTCTTGTCGGTGCAGACCGTGTCGACCGACCCGAGCGCCTCCACCGCGGGGAGCGTCCGGACGAGCGCGTTCTCGTCGGCCATCCGGCGGACCCCGAGCGCCAGCGTCAGGGTGACGACGGCCGGCAGCCCCTCGGGGATGGCCGCGACGGCGAGCGAGACACCGGTCAGCGCGGCCTGCACGAGCTCCGTCCCGCCGAGGACGAGCACCGGAACGAGCACCGCCGCGAGGACGACGACGGCCACCCCGAGACGCCGGGCGAGCACGTCGAGGTCACGTTCCAGAGGCGTCGACCGACGCTCGGCCGTCCGGAGCGAGGTGGCGATGTGGCCCACCTCGGTGTCGAGGCCCGTCGCGACGACGACGGCCACTCCTCGTCCGCGAGTCACGCTCGTCCCGTCGAACACGAGGTTCGAGCGCTCGGCCAGCGCCGTTCCGGGGGACAGGACGCCGAGCGACTTCTCGACGGGCGCGCTCTCACCGGTCAGTGCCGCTTCGTCGACCTGCAGCGTCGACGCCTCCGCCAGACGGGCGTCGGCGGGCACCACGTCGCCTTCCGCGAGCAGTATCACGTCGCCGGGGACGAGGTCGGTCGCCGGTACCATCGTCCGCTCGCCGTCGCGCCTGACGGTCACGGTGGGCGTCGCCAGTTCGCGCAGCGCCCGGAGGCTCCGCTCGGCGCGGTAGTCCTGGACGAAGCCGAACGCGGCGTTGGCGACGACGATTCCAGTGATGAGGACGGCGTCGACCGTCTCGCCGACCGTCGCCGAGAGCACGACGGCGAGGACGAGCACCCACACCAGGGCGCTCCGGAACTGTGCCAGCAGGATGCGGGCCGGTCGACGCTCGTCGTCGTCCGGGAGCTCGTTCGGTCCGAACCGCTCGCGTCGCGCCGCCGCCTCTTCCGGGCTCAGCCCCGACTCGCTGGTGTCGAGACGCTCGAAGACCGCCTCGGCGGGCTGCGCGTGCCAGTCCGCGGCCGACGAAGCTTCGACTCCCGACTCCATCCCGGACCGGTGGGCCCCCGACGGACCGCTCACGGCACGACCACTCCTGACGCGCCCGACGTCCTCACCATACGTCGTCTGCTATCGCCAATCGGGAAAAGTGTCGGCTCGGCACCGGGTTCGGTTACGGGACGACCACCCCGAACTCGCCACCCGGCTCGGCGACGTGTGCCGCTCGCATCGTCGTCTCGTCGGTCATAGACGAACCGGTACTCGCGGCGGCGACGAAATCGGCTATCCAGACGTGACGCGAGAGTCGCCGCTCGCGACCTGTTCGTGACCGTTTCGACCGCCGTGGACGCGACAACGCTCGAGCGTGTCTGTCCCATACCGTTCGGATACACTGAATATCGCGATACGAAATCGGCCGATCGTAGTTCCCGGCCGCGGAACGTTGATGCCCGTATCCGACGTTCTAGCGGCTGTTATGAGCACATCTGGGACGCTCTCCGTTCAGCGGGTCGAGGAGTTCGTGCTGGCGAACCGGGTGATCAGAGCACCCGACTATCGAAAATCTCACGACGAGGGGGTCCAGTTCACGGACCTGGACCGGGGGCTCCAGTGGGGTGCCGACGTGGTCCCGGCCCTGCAGGGGTTGTTCCGGGTCGAACGGGACCCACGGGACGACCGTCCCGACGGCTGGGTGGGGTTCGCTCGCCACTGGCGAGGAGCGACGCTACAGGTCGAGTTCGACGAGTTCTCCGACCCGTCGGGGTCGGACGCGGTCCTGGTCGTGACCGGGGTGTTCGGTCGAGCGGGAACGGAGACCATCACGGACAAGACCGTCGGGGAGGTCGCGTTGCCGGAGCAGGTGCCGACGGAGGGGGAGTGGCGAGACCGGCGAAAGCGGTACGAGGCGGCGCGGCGGTCGGACGACACCGACGGGGCGACGGCGGTTCGGGCGTACGTCGCAGCGCTGCCGGGGTGGAAGCGCGACGTCGCGACGCGGTTCGACGAGATTGTCGGCCAGAACGTCCCCGACGTGCGCCGCGCCGTGCGGTACCACCAACCGTTCTACGGCGTCGAGGGCGAGGGCTGGTTCGCGTCGTTCAGCGCCTTCTCGAAGCACGTGAAGCTGTCGTTCGTGAGCGACTCGTATCTCGAACCGCGGCCTCCCGCCGGTTCCGGGCCGGAACGGCAGGCCCTGGACGTGACGGAGACGGACACGCTGGACGAGGAGCGGGTCGGGTCCTGGGTCCGGCAGGCCGCCGCCCATCCGGGGATGGGATGGTGAAGCTGGGCGGCCGACCGGTCACTACCGCCGGCCGGCCCCCGAGAACCGTGTGACGAGTCGTTCCATCGAGACAGAGCGTCGAGACACAGCGTCGAGTTCGACAGTCGAGCTGTACGGAGGCCTTATTTTTACCTATATTACGAAGAATTAAATCTCGATGGTAGACCCAGATGGCTCGGTCGTACTCACGGACCACCCGCGTCTCGTCGGCGTCGTCTTC from Halomarina salina carries:
- a CDS encoding cation-translocating P-type ATPase, with protein sequence MESGVEASSAADWHAQPAEAVFERLDTSESGLSPEEAAARRERFGPNELPDDDERRPARILLAQFRSALVWVLVLAVVLSATVGETVDAVLITGIVVANAAFGFVQDYRAERSLRALRELATPTVTVRRDGERTMVPATDLVPGDVILLAEGDVVPADARLAEASTLQVDEAALTGESAPVEKSLGVLSPGTALAERSNLVFDGTSVTRGRGVAVVVATGLDTEVGHIATSLRTAERRSTPLERDLDVLARRLGVAVVVLAAVLVPVLVLGGTELVQAALTGVSLAVAAIPEGLPAVVTLTLALGVRRMADENALVRTLPAVEALGSVDTVCTDKTGTLTRGEMRVGRLWVDDETVDRADNETVDPRGNRTTGTEAGDDRVRRLLEIGALCNDGPADGDGGDPTERALVDAASEAGLDVARLREERPRSDERPFSAERKRMATVHDDEVLVKGAPETVLQRSTRLLTADGVRPLDDAARERVAARVESFADDALRVLAFAYKPRDDDGDLEENLVLVGLQGLVDPPRPEVADAIAETRAAGIDVKMVTGDNRVTARAIARQVGIGDRVLTGSEVAAMNDHDLRERLPDVDVFARVTPTEKVRILELLQASGRRVAMTGDGVNDAPALKRADVGIAMGVRGTDVAKQASDIVLLDDDYGTIRDAVRRGRTVFDNVWKFVAYLLGANVAEVALVLLASLAGFLVLPAVQLLWINLLTDGLPALALGTDPTAEDVMERRPRRDTGVVDRAMVGLVGGTATVTTLLMLALLAFTLDGGASVTAYAGTMVFTGLVVVEFGKLYVVRWTRRTPTRSNPALAAAVLASFGLHLAVLYTPLADYFGTVPLASGDWLVLAGVLLASLPLYLLVGVVVRRYTERTEEPPADATSAVEAT
- a CDS encoding DUF7557 family protein, which gives rise to MPTTIELPDDLAERLAVHLEEDETYAELVEELLNIYEGTRFVQEGYSE
- a CDS encoding DUF1801 domain-containing protein: MSTSGTLSVQRVEEFVLANRVIRAPDYRKSHDEGVQFTDLDRGLQWGADVVPALQGLFRVERDPRDDRPDGWVGFARHWRGATLQVEFDEFSDPSGSDAVLVVTGVFGRAGTETITDKTVGEVALPEQVPTEGEWRDRRKRYEAARRSDDTDGATAVRAYVAALPGWKRDVATRFDEIVGQNVPDVRRAVRYHQPFYGVEGEGWFASFSAFSKHVKLSFVSDSYLEPRPPAGSGPERQALDVTETDTLDEERVGSWVRQAAAHPGMGW